The following coding sequences are from one Kwoniella bestiolae CBS 10118 chromosome 2, complete sequence window:
- a CDS encoding elongator complex protein 3 — MIAPPTSQSELHLLCVSAVVRDLITAYNDASTSSKPIQQPNLTALRQKYAGKYGLRAVPRLTDVLAAVPEEWKDRLRGWLKAKPVRTASGVAVVAVMCKPHRCPHVAMTGNICVYCPGGPDSDFEYSTQSYTGYEPTSMRAIRARYDPYEQARGRVNQLKDLGHSVDKVEIIIMGGTFMSMPEDYRHKFAAGLHNALSGHVTDDIDEAVKFSEQSKIKCVGITIETRPDYCLKPHLSQMLRYGCTRLEIGVQSVYEDVARDTNRGHTVRAVSESFHMSKDAGYKIVAHMMPDLPNCGTERDIWQFQEFFENPAFRSDGLKLYPTLVIRGTGLYELWRTGKYKNYPPNALVDIVARIMALVPPWTRVYRVQRDIPMPLVSSGVENGNLRELALARMKDFGAECRDVRYREVGLHEIHNRIRPQDLELLRRDYTANGGWETFLSYEDPAQDILIGLLRLRKCSEDGTFRKELVGMDGGCSLVRELHVYGTAAPVHSRDPKKFQHQGIGTLLMEEAERIAREEHGSGRIAVISGVGTRDYYRRLGYFLDGPYMVKDLLY; from the exons ATGATAgcccctccaacctctcaatCAGAGCTGCACCTCCTCTGCGTCTCCGCCGTCGTCCGAGACCTAATAACAGCATACAACGACgcctcgacctcctccaaACCGATCCAACAGCCCAATCTCACAGCTCTCCGACAGAAGTACGCAGGAAAGTATGGATTAAGGGCCGTCCCCCGTCTCACGGATGTGTTGGCGGCAGTACCggaagaatggaaagatAGGCTGAGGGGTTGGTTGAAGGCGAAACCTGTTAGAACGGCTAGTGGAGTGGCGGTGGTAGCGGTCATGTGTAAGCCTCATAGGTGTCCTCATGTGGCTATGACGGGGAACATCTgtgt ATATTGCCCAGGTGGACCTGATTCGGATTTCGAATATTCCACGCAGTCTTATACGGGGTACGAACCCACTTCTATGAGAGCTATCAGAGCAAGATACGATCCGTATGAACAGGCAAGAGGGAGGGTAAATCAGTTGAAGGATTTGGGTCATAGTGTTGATAAGGTTGAGATCAT CATCATGGGCGGAACCTTCATGTCCATGCCAGAAGACTACCGCCACAAATTCGCTGCGGGTTTGCACAACGCCCTATCAGGCCACGTTACAGACGATATCGACGAGGCCGTCAAGTTCTCCGAACAGAGCAAGATCAAGTGTGTAGGGATCACTATAGAGACCAGACCAGACTACTGTCTCAAACCCCATTTATCCCAGATGCTGCGATACGGATGTACGAGGTTGGAGATTGGGGTTCAGAGTGTCTATGAGGACGTGGCGAGAGATACCAATAGAGGTCATACGGTCCGTGCGGTGTCGGAGTCGTTCCATATGAGTAAAGATGCGGGGTACAAGATCGTAGCGCATATGATGCCTGATTTGCCTAATTGCGGGACTGAGAGGGATATTTGGCAGTTCCAG GAATTCTTCGAAAACCCCGCATTCAGATCAGACGGACTGAAATTATACCCAACACTAGTCATCAGAGGCACAG GTCTATACGAACTATGGCGAACAGGTAAATACAAGAACTACCCACCGAACGCACTGGTAGATATCGTAGCGAGAATCATGGCGTTGGTACCTCCCTGGACGAGGGTATACAGAGTGCAGCGAGACATCCCTATGCCTCTGGTCTCCTCGGGAGTGGAAAATGGGAATCTGAGGGAGCTGGCTTTGGcgaggatgaaggatttCGGGGCGGAATGCAGGGATGTAAGGTATAGGGAGGttggg CTCCACGAGATCCACAACAGAATCCGACCTCAGGATCTCGAACTGCTCCGAAGGGACTATACCGCCAATGGAGGATGGGAGACTTTCTTATCGTATGAAGATCCCGCTCAGGACATTTTGATTGGTTTGTTAAGATTGAGAAAGTGCTCTGAAGATGGAACGTTCAGGAAGGAGTTGGTGGGTATGGACGGTGGATGTAGTTTGGTCAGAGAGCTG CACGTATACGGTACAGCCGCACCTGTCCATTCGCGTGATCCCAAGAAATTCCAACATCAGGGTATCGGTACGTTGCTCATGGAAGAGGCCGAGAGGATAGCAAGGGAGGAACATGGTAGTGGACGAATTGCAGTTATTTCGG GTGTCGGTACGAGGGACTATTATAGACGATTGGGTTATTTCCTTGATGGACCATATATGGTCAAAGATCTATTGTACTGa